A window from Chaetodon trifascialis isolate fChaTrf1 chromosome 5, fChaTrf1.hap1, whole genome shotgun sequence encodes these proteins:
- the dctn4 gene encoding dynactin subunit 4 isoform X2, with translation MASLLQPDRVVYLVRGEKKIRAPLSQLYFCRYCSELRSLECVSHEVDSHYCPSCLENMPSAEAKLKKNRCANCFDCPCCMHTLSTRATNIPAPLPDDPTKTTMKKAYYLACGFCRWTSRDVGMADKSVASGGWQEPENPHSQRISKLIEYYQQLAHREKQDRDRKKLARRRQCMPLAFSEKYGLGTRLQRQRSGAPISSLAGLSLKEGEDQKEITIEPAQALDEVEPLPEDCYTRPISLPEVTTLRQRLLQPDFQPAGASQLHPRHKHLLMKRSLRCRKCEHNLSKPEFNPTSIKFKIQLVAVSYIPEVRIMSIPNLRYLKESQVLLTLTNPVENITHVTLAACEEEDPDDINSTAKVVVPTKELVLAGKDAAAEYDELAEPQDFQDDPDVIAFRKSNKIGFFIKVIPQKEEDADVMVSFKIRHDFRNLAAPIRPSEEGAENATEAIWLTHHVELRLGPLAP, from the exons GTGGACTCCCACTATTGTCCAAGCTGTCTAGAGAACATGCCATCTGCAGAGGCTAAGCTTAAAAAGAACAG GTGTGCAAATTGTTTCGACTGCCCATGCTGCATGCACACGCTGTCTACTCGGGCCACCAACATCCCAGCTCCTCTACCCGATGACCCTACCAAGACAACCATGAAGAAAGCCTACTACCTGGCCTGCGGCTTCTGTCGCTGGACCTCCAGGGACGTGGGAATGGCTGACAAATCAGTTG CCAGCGGTGGATGGCAAGAGCCAGAGAACCCTCACAGTCAGCGG ATCAGCAAGCTGATTGAATATTACCAGCAGCTTGCgcacagagagaagcaggacagagacCGGAAGAAGCTTGCCAGGAGACGACAGTGCATGCCTCTGGCGTTCTCG GAAAAATATGGCCTTGgaaccagactgcagaggcagaggtCTGGAGCTCCCATATCAAGCCTGGCTGGCCTTTC CCTTAAAGAGGGTGAGGACCAGAAGGAGATCACCATCGAACCTGCCCAGGCTCTAGATGAAGTGGAACCCCTGCCTGAGGATTGTTACACCAGGCCCATCAGCTTACCGGAGG TGACCACACTGCGCCAGCGGCTTCTGCAGCCTGACTTCCAGCCTGCGGGGGCGTCTCAGCTCCATCCCAGACACAAACACCTCCTGATGAAGCGCTCACTGCGCTGCAGG AAATGTGAGCACAACTTGAGCAAGCCAGAGTTTAATCCCACTTCAATCAAGTTTAAAATTCAGCTGGTGGCAGT GAGTTACATCCCTGAAGTGAGAATTATGTCCATTCCAAATCTGCGCTACTTGAAG gagaGTCAAGTGCTGCTGACTCTGACCAACCCAGTGGAGAACATCACCCACGTCACACTGGCTGCCTGTGAGGAGGAAGATCCTGATGACATCAACAGCACTGCCAAG gtTGTAGTACCCACCAAGGAGCTGGTCTTGGCAGgaaaagatgctgctgctgagtacGATGAGCTGGCTGAACCTCAGGACTTCCAGGATGACCCAGA TGTTATTGCCTTCAGGAAATCCAACAAGATTGGTTTCTTCATCAAAGTGATCCCTCAGAAAGAAGAGGATGCGGACGTCATGGTTTCGTTCAAGATCCGTCACGACTTCCGCAACCTCGCAGCTCCCATCAGGCCGAGCGAGGAGGGAGCCGAGAACGCCACCGAGGCCATTTGGCTCACGCACCATGTCGAGCTGAGGCTGGGACCGCTCGCTCCCTGA
- the dctn4 gene encoding dynactin subunit 4 isoform X1: MASLLQPDRVVYLVRGEKKIRAPLSQLYFCRYCSELRSLECVSHEVDSHYCPSCLENMPSAEAKLKKNRCANCFDCPCCMHTLSTRATNIPAPLPDDPTKTTMKKAYYLACGFCRWTSRDVGMADKSVASGGWQEPENPHSQRISKLIEYYQQLAHREKQDRDRKKLARRRQCMPLAFSQHTIHVVEKYGLGTRLQRQRSGAPISSLAGLSLKEGEDQKEITIEPAQALDEVEPLPEDCYTRPISLPEVTTLRQRLLQPDFQPAGASQLHPRHKHLLMKRSLRCRKCEHNLSKPEFNPTSIKFKIQLVAVSYIPEVRIMSIPNLRYLKESQVLLTLTNPVENITHVTLAACEEEDPDDINSTAKVVVPTKELVLAGKDAAAEYDELAEPQDFQDDPDVIAFRKSNKIGFFIKVIPQKEEDADVMVSFKIRHDFRNLAAPIRPSEEGAENATEAIWLTHHVELRLGPLAP; this comes from the exons GTGGACTCCCACTATTGTCCAAGCTGTCTAGAGAACATGCCATCTGCAGAGGCTAAGCTTAAAAAGAACAG GTGTGCAAATTGTTTCGACTGCCCATGCTGCATGCACACGCTGTCTACTCGGGCCACCAACATCCCAGCTCCTCTACCCGATGACCCTACCAAGACAACCATGAAGAAAGCCTACTACCTGGCCTGCGGCTTCTGTCGCTGGACCTCCAGGGACGTGGGAATGGCTGACAAATCAGTTG CCAGCGGTGGATGGCAAGAGCCAGAGAACCCTCACAGTCAGCGG ATCAGCAAGCTGATTGAATATTACCAGCAGCTTGCgcacagagagaagcaggacagagacCGGAAGAAGCTTGCCAGGAGACGACAGTGCATGCCTCTGGCGTTCTCG CAACACACTATTCATGTGGTG GAAAAATATGGCCTTGgaaccagactgcagaggcagaggtCTGGAGCTCCCATATCAAGCCTGGCTGGCCTTTC CCTTAAAGAGGGTGAGGACCAGAAGGAGATCACCATCGAACCTGCCCAGGCTCTAGATGAAGTGGAACCCCTGCCTGAGGATTGTTACACCAGGCCCATCAGCTTACCGGAGG TGACCACACTGCGCCAGCGGCTTCTGCAGCCTGACTTCCAGCCTGCGGGGGCGTCTCAGCTCCATCCCAGACACAAACACCTCCTGATGAAGCGCTCACTGCGCTGCAGG AAATGTGAGCACAACTTGAGCAAGCCAGAGTTTAATCCCACTTCAATCAAGTTTAAAATTCAGCTGGTGGCAGT GAGTTACATCCCTGAAGTGAGAATTATGTCCATTCCAAATCTGCGCTACTTGAAG gagaGTCAAGTGCTGCTGACTCTGACCAACCCAGTGGAGAACATCACCCACGTCACACTGGCTGCCTGTGAGGAGGAAGATCCTGATGACATCAACAGCACTGCCAAG gtTGTAGTACCCACCAAGGAGCTGGTCTTGGCAGgaaaagatgctgctgctgagtacGATGAGCTGGCTGAACCTCAGGACTTCCAGGATGACCCAGA TGTTATTGCCTTCAGGAAATCCAACAAGATTGGTTTCTTCATCAAAGTGATCCCTCAGAAAGAAGAGGATGCGGACGTCATGGTTTCGTTCAAGATCCGTCACGACTTCCGCAACCTCGCAGCTCCCATCAGGCCGAGCGAGGAGGGAGCCGAGAACGCCACCGAGGCCATTTGGCTCACGCACCATGTCGAGCTGAGGCTGGGACCGCTCGCTCCCTGA